A section of the Venturia canescens isolate UGA chromosome 11, ASM1945775v1, whole genome shotgun sequence genome encodes:
- the Nup133 gene encoding nuclear pore complex protein Nup133 produces MDRQSIGSLLGKSTTSPRKRLSIVQSLKKNTTLSVSGRSNQSAQVICRTSSHVVESFGSSLPVLVTEALTFVDRQTAVSVNVSSDGWAWLVCGRRLLVWQCKTTIHDPKQRRTFKSQCRELLLPQSDLAHRAECVAVWLPPGQQVPSCIAVSPEGIVRYWSSVAHEGSSVETSAELAGQEVDCLTHVPGHGCILATTTCTVALLQPQFVSGRNQISCRVLRTSQGWLGGIGRRMSSLIFGAIPQSPVMETKLVKVTCSGVGDRDSRVLILAGSSLQCWSFPHGEQEKMEFDEDIGHLVSQAFQRRFWESNACNPYNVATWLIDMQPCDEGMVLLMAAHCADLSPQIHFAIGLVPLTRTTLTSSFKWFTPVKIGPIMYDSQNEEIESVIFSYRFILSGWEVIIYNHQNVIVVNSTNEHEQDKIDLMRGGEDRILGGALCSGTPVLFTRNLALITVMPTDFSAQDFDGSYVMGGNSMDNTLNGSMTTDNFTSAVSNEKLQEMYYSSDAVQQLSAAFLLSLRQSKAECEQILSELFPAQDEPIMDIDASLDMIVLKVAKNVIDDYPANDPRWSNRRDYSTTLSGVFSVQIPHQLEGKQKALDFYVSFLKEHNLWIRFCAVTYRGIIMSTAHVLSEYAEKIVAALTIFNLQIRYPEILDSMIEETLNNHLDSETRISDELTARDIFYREVSTIDRLLPALVESAADKTQSENSSQQISHYIYQVNSILLAVFHEVIKYRQQNAERYVPSGWTNGVTEYLPWTAATGKQGLRGCLNTMENLTLKHGITGTIDSTLRNELSEQLVSLIDLILDGRKCHLESLRGTEKFEVLLKQYETERTNLIQPLIKDKQYENAAIVAEKYLDFASLVQICELTDNKSRLNSYMERFAAQDFVGFMFSWYVKNGRQGQLVERCRRPGAVELTEKLSEHPSLSWVQAGLTGEYRLAANTLHSLAHQETELVRRKKTMLSLSKLALLASDEADDEVAEDVKMINNELKLIEHQEDVPESVLETYGYDTEKMRVLSAVELVTLYTCEENVLADAFDFKKALDLLEHVEPEEERPVLKLKIWARAVRRDRWDTVSKNPEEQVKETLFFKLIDVCQTMDPQAEDFLPPIAMLLSEPEVGTLAASSSFQYLVKFAYEYAHRIFSDQ; encoded by the exons ATGGATCGGCAAAGTATCGGCAGTTTGCTCGGAAAAAGTACAACCTCCCCGAGGAAACGGTTGTCCATCGTTCAATCGCTGAAGAAAAATAC TACTCTCAGTGTATCTGGCCGGTCAAATCAATCGGCTCAAGTAATTTGCCGGACGTCCAGCCACGTGGTTGAAAGCTTTGGCTCCTCTCTACCAGTTCTTGTCACTGAAGCTCTGACTTTTGTTGACCGTCAAACAGCTGTCAGTGTCAATGTCTCGTCAGACGGATGGGCTTGGTTGGTCTGCGGTCGCAGATTGCTTGTCTGGCAATGCAAAACTACTATCCACGACCCAAAGCAGAGACGTACATTCAAAAGCCAATGCAGAGAATTGCTGCTCCCTCAGAGTGACCTTGCTCACAGAGCCGAGTGTGTGGCTGTTTGGCTTCCTCCAGGGCAACAG GTGCCAAGTTGCATAGCAGTTTCACCGGAAGGAATCGTTCGATATTGGTCGAGCGTAGCTCATGAAGGTTCCTCGGTTGAGACGAGTGCTGAACTGGCAGGTCAAGAAGTCGATTGCTTGACACATGTACCTGGCCACGGATGCATCCTTGCAACAACGACTTGCACGGTTGCTCTCCTCCAGCCTCAGTTTGTCTCTGGCAGAAACCAAATTTCGTGTCGTGTTTTGCGGACCAGTCAGGGATGGCTCGGAGGGATCGGACGCAGAATGTCTTCACTCATTTTTGGAGCTATTCCACAGTCGCCGGTCATGGAAACg aaactCGTTAAAGTAACGTGCAGTGGTGTCGGTGACCGGGATTCACGTGTTCTGATATTAGCAGGCTCCTCGTTGCAATGTTGGTCTTTTCCCCATGGGGAGCAGGAAAAGATGGAGTTCGACGAGGACATTGGCCACCTGGTTTCGCAGGCATTTCAACGTAGATTCTGG GAATCGAACGCCTGCAATCCTTACAACGTGGCTACTTGGCTCATCGATATGCAGCCCTGTGACGAGGGAATGGTCCTTTTGATGGCTGCACATTGTGCTGATCTGTCGCCACAAATTCACTTTGCAAtag ggCTCGTACCACTCACGAGAACAACGCTAACGAGTTCCTTCAAGTGGTTCACTCCAGTCAAAATAGGTCCGATAATGTACGATTCCCAAAACGAGGAAATCGAGTCCGTCATTTTCTCGTACCGTTTCATTCTCTCGGGATGGGAAGTGATTATCTACAACCATCAAAACGTTATTGTCGTCAATA GTACGAACGAACACGAACAGGACAAAATAGATTTGATGAGAGGCGGCGAAGATCGAATCCTCGGCGGTGCTTTGTGCTCTGGGACTCCAGTCTTATTCACACGAAATCTTGCCCTCATCACGGTCATGCCTACCGACTTTTCAGCCCAAGATTTCGACGG AAGTTACGTCATGGGAGGCAACAGTATGGACAACACCTTGAATGGCAGTATGACAACAGACAATTTTACTTCCGCTGTtagcaatgaaaaattgcaaGAAATGTATTACAGCTCGGACGCTGTTCAACAGCTGTCGGCTGCTTTCTTGCTGAGCCTTCGCCAGagcaag GCTGAATGCGAGCAAATTCTCTCCGAATTATTTCCAGCGCAGGATGAGCCGATAATGGACATCGACGCGAGCCTCGACATGATAGTATTGAAAGTAGCGAAAAACGTGATCGACGATTACCCTGCGAACGATCCGCGCTGGTCGAACCGACGAGATTATT CTACGACCCTGAGTGGAGTTTTTTCTGTACAAATTCCCCATCAGTTGGAGGGCAAACAAAAAGCTTTGGATTTCTACGTCTCGTTTTTGAAAGAGCACAATTTGTGGATCAGA TTCTGCGCCGTCACCTACAGGGGAATAATCATGTCGACGGCTCACGTGCTCAGTGAATATGCGGAAAAAATAGTAGCTGCTCTGACGATATTCAACTTGCAAATTCG CTACCCGGAAATCCTCGACTCGATGATCGAAGAGACTCTCAACAATCACCTCGACAGCGAGACTCGAATATCGGACGAGCTCACGGCTCGCGACATTTTTTATCGAGAAGTCAGCACGATCGATCGCCTTTTGCCTGCCTTGGTTGAGAGCGCCGCGGATAAAACGCAGTCGGAAAATTCGTCGCAGCAAATCTCCCATTACATTTACCAAGTCAATTCCATTTTGCTC gCCGTTTTCCACGAAGTCATCAAATATCGGCAGCAGAACGCTGAACGTTACGTCCCTTCCGGTTGGACGAACGGAGTCACCGAGTATCTTCCCTGGACCGCGGCAACGGGGAAGCAGGGACTGCGCGGTTGCTTGAACACGATG GAAAACCTGACGCTGAAACACGGCATCACGGGCACGATCGATTCGACGTTGAGGAACGAGCTGAGCGAGCAGCTTGTCAGTTTGATCGACCTCATTCTGGACGGTCGAAAATGCCATTTGGAGAGTCTCCGGGGCACCGAGAAGTTTGAGGTTTTGCTCAAACAGTACGAGACTGAGAGGACCAATCTGATACAACCGTTGA ttaaagaCAAACAGTACGAAAACGCAGCGATCGTGGCTGAAAAGTACCTCGATTTCGCTTCCCTCGTGCAAATCTGCGAATTGACAGACAACAAATCCCGACTGAATAGCTACATGGAAAGATTCGCTGCCCAGGATTTCGTAGgattcatgttttcatg GTACGTGAAGAATGGGCGACAAGGACAATTGGTCGAGCGTTGCCGGCGTCCAGGGGCCGTAGAGTTGACTGAAAAGTTGTCCGAGCACCCTTCGCTGTCTTGGGTCCAGGCAGGTTTGACCGGGGAATACAGATTGGCGGCGAACACGCTCCATTCGCTCGCTCACCAGGAGACTGAACTAgtgcgacgaaaaaaa ACGATGCTGTCACTCTCGAAATTGGCTCTCCTCGCCTCGGACGAGGCCGACGACGAGGTCGCCGAGGACGTCAAGATGATAAACAACGAATTGAAGTTGATCGAGCACCAGGAAGACGTCCCGGAAAGTGTGCTCGAAACTTACGGTTACGACACCGAAAAAATGCGGGTTCTCTCGGCCGTCGAACTCGTCACG CTTTACACGTGCGAGGAAAATGTGCTGGCGGACGCGTTCGATTTCAAGAAAGCCCTGGACCTCCTGGAGCACGTTGAACCCGAAGAGGAGCGACCGGTTCTGAAGCTGAAAATTTGGGCGCGAGCTGTTCGTCGAGACCGTTGGGACACCGTGTCCAAAAACCCCGAGGAGCAAGTCAAGGAAACTTTGTTTTTCAAGCTCATTGACGTCTGCCAGACGATGG ATCCTCAGGCGGAAGATTTTTTGCCTCCCATCGCGATGCTGCTGTCAGAACCGGAAGTCGGGACACTCGCCGCCTCCAGCAGCTTCCAGTATTTAGTGAAATTCGCGTATGAATATGCTCATCGAATATTTTCAGACCAATAA
- the LOC122417867 gene encoding protein twisted gastrulation-like, which yields MKLDPRTLFIGAVAIIAATVIDNSSACNEAICASVVSKCMLTRSCKCDLPDCTCCKECFSCLSYLYDECCSCVDLCPKPNVTNGLLSRKSHVEDFGESLPVLFRALTKEPDEHERWTTVTYPVDFDVSQFLPKHWNEVQYTQSLQEETHNPLKPNVITVNCTVAFMAQCGSWNKCKNSCQSMGASSYRWFHDGCCECVGDTCINYGINESRCTRCPNDDDEDNEIDDEYDYGQDAEELTEDS from the exons ATGAAGCTCGATCCCCGGACACTTTTCATCGGTGCAGTCGCGATAATTGCGGCAACAGTGATTGACAATTCGAGTGCCTGTAACGAGGCGATTTGCGCAAGTGTCGTGAGCAAGTGCATGTTGACTCGGAGCTGCAAATGTGATTTGCCGGACTGTACCTGCTGCAAGGAGTGTTTTTCGTGCCTGAGTTATCTCTACGACGAGTGCTGCTCTTGCGTCG ATTTGTGCCCGAAACCGAACGTCACGAACGGTCTTTTGAGCAGAAAGTCTCACGTGGAAGATTTCGGGGAATCACTGCCAGTTTTATTCCGTGCTCTGACGAAGGAGCCCGACGAACACGAGCGTTGGACCACCGTCACTTACCCCGTCGATTTTGACGTTTCGCAGTTCCTTCCGAAGCACTGGAACGAAGTACAATACACTC AAAGCCTCCAAGAGGAAACTCACAACCCACTGAAACCGAACGTCATAACTGTCAATTGCACTGTCGCGTTCATGGCTCAGTGCGGCTCTTGGAACAAGTGTAAAAATTCTTGCCAATCCATGGGCGCCTCGAGCTATCGATGGTTTCACGACGGATGCTGCGAGTGCGTCGGTGACACTTGCATCAATTACGGCATCAACGAATCGAGATGCACTCGCTGTcccaacgacgacgacgaggacaacGAAATCGACGACGAATACGACTATGGGCAAGACGCGGAGGAACTTACTGAAGACAGCTGA